The Marinitoga litoralis genome includes a region encoding these proteins:
- a CDS encoding DUF4895 domain-containing protein: MFVLKIDLDSLNVLREISLKHFIEKKDLLADEYDHLVGISIYDINNKFPSLNVFFDIDGRGFISLIPEKPSKYMSSLYPLSLEENNDIEKLNNIYYNLALKYNKRISIKNTLSIFQSPFIIPSYYISGNEILIKKFLLSEKLKGKKYLSLYKDIDSELLDFILNSYNSWHLPDTFFYYNLNQVHIVFDIPKEINNTSLAIELGKLAKSYIINKYSFLSDSYKIPDMNIKKPVLMVLKTDVSNIKNIDILSIKKDIFDKINESYKYLLNVFK; the protein is encoded by the coding sequence TTGTTTGTCTTAAAAATAGACTTAGATTCTCTTAATGTTTTAAGAGAAATATCTCTTAAACACTTCATAGAAAAAAAAGATTTATTAGCTGATGAATATGATCACTTAGTAGGTATTTCAATTTATGATATCAATAATAAATTCCCTAGTTTAAATGTTTTTTTTGACATCGACGGGAGAGGTTTCATTAGTTTAATTCCTGAAAAACCCTCCAAATACATGAGTTCATTATATCCTCTATCTTTAGAAGAAAATAATGATATAGAAAAACTAAACAATATATATTATAACTTAGCTTTAAAGTACAATAAAAGAATATCAATTAAAAATACTTTATCTATATTTCAATCACCTTTTATTATACCAAGTTATTATATTTCAGGGAATGAAATATTAATAAAAAAATTTCTATTATCTGAGAAATTAAAAGGTAAAAAATATTTATCACTATATAAAGATATAGATTCAGAATTATTAGATTTTATTTTAAACTCTTATAATAGTTGGCATTTACCTGATACATTTTTTTATTATAATCTAAATCAGGTCCATATTGTTTTTGATATTCCTAAAGAAATAAATAATACAAGTTTAGCTATTGAATTAGGAAAATTAGCCAAAAGCTATATAATTAATAAATATTCTTTCTTATCTGATTCATATAAAATACCTGATATGAACATAAAAAAGCCTGTTTTAATGGTTTTAAAAACTGATGTTTCCAATATAAAAAATATAGATATATTATCAATAAAAAAAGATATATTTGACAAAATAAATGAATCTTATAAATATCTATTAAATGTTTTCAAATAA